From the Clostridium sp. Marseille-P299 genome, one window contains:
- a CDS encoding sensor histidine kinase, whose translation MKKKITVQLCLVGAISIVFTSLFSMLVYFNLFQKQVYVELETYIDILDNIYEKLSYDDMGKLINDDSLRITLIANDGKVLYDNSVSASLMENHMERPEIIQAFKSGEGKAIRTSSTVLKNTYYYARMLDNGDVLRVSTEASGLVNLFGNVIPVIIVCGLVLFIICICITRMLTMRIIRPINKFANDIVDIENIEQSVPYEELKPFAKTIWTQHEDIKKQLNRLERSERVRQEFTANVSHELKTPLTSISGYAELIEQGMAKEEDAKRFAGEILRNSNRLFTLINDIIKLSEMDENGIQIPKETIDLYQIAKECVHTLELNAKQQSITITLKGEKCLLTANKSMMEELVMNLCDNAVRYNKVGGFVFVEVLNNGDVAQLIVKDTGIGIKKQHQERIFERFYRVDKSRSKETGGTGLGLAIVKHILVKHNARVVLESEFNVGTTIKVDIPKKPEKLEET comes from the coding sequence ATGAAGAAAAAAATTACAGTACAACTGTGTTTGGTTGGCGCAATATCAATTGTCTTTACATCATTGTTCAGTATGTTAGTATACTTTAATCTATTTCAAAAGCAAGTCTATGTTGAATTAGAAACTTATATCGACATTCTTGATAATATTTATGAGAAATTAAGTTATGACGATATGGGAAAGTTAATTAATGATGATAGCCTAAGAATTACATTAATTGCGAATGATGGTAAAGTATTATACGACAATAGTGTGAGCGCATCTTTGATGGAAAACCATATGGAGCGACCAGAAATTATTCAGGCGTTTAAGTCAGGTGAGGGAAAGGCCATTCGCACATCAAGCACTGTTCTTAAAAATACATATTACTATGCAAGAATGTTAGATAATGGTGATGTTTTACGTGTGTCAACAGAGGCAAGTGGACTAGTAAATTTGTTTGGAAATGTGATTCCAGTAATTATTGTTTGTGGTCTGGTTTTATTTATAATTTGCATATGTATTACTCGAATGCTTACAATGCGCATTATAAGGCCAATTAATAAATTCGCGAATGATATAGTAGATATTGAAAATATTGAGCAAAGTGTACCTTATGAAGAATTAAAACCATTTGCAAAAACAATATGGACCCAACATGAAGATATTAAGAAGCAGTTAAACCGATTGGAGAGAAGTGAAAGAGTTAGGCAGGAATTTACTGCTAATGTCTCTCACGAGCTAAAAACTCCATTAACCTCAATTTCTGGTTATGCAGAATTGATTGAACAAGGCATGGCAAAAGAAGAGGATGCGAAAAGGTTTGCTGGTGAAATATTAAGAAATTCAAACCGTTTATTTACTTTGATTAATGATATTATTAAGCTATCTGAAATGGATGAGAATGGAATTCAAATACCAAAAGAAACCATTGATTTATATCAAATTGCTAAGGAGTGTGTTCATACTTTAGAATTAAATGCAAAGCAGCAATCCATTACAATTACGTTAAAGGGTGAGAAATGTTTATTAACTGCTAACAAAAGTATGATGGAAGAACTAGTAATGAACCTATGTGATAATGCAGTTCGCTATAACAAGGTAGGTGGATTTGTCTTTGTTGAAGTTTTAAATAATGGTGATGTAGCACAATTGATTGTAAAAGATACTGGAATAGGAATTAAAAAGCAACATCAAGAGCGAATTTTTGAACGATTTTATCGAGTGGATAAGAGTAGATCAAAGGAAACTGGCGGTACCGGACTAGGACTTGCAATTGTAAAACATATCCTTGTAAAACATAATGCAAGGGTAGTGTTAGAAAGTGAATTTAACGTTGGTACAACGATAAAAGTTGATATACCAAAAAAGCCTGAAAAGTTAGAA
- a CDS encoding response regulator transcription factor produces the protein MLIYIVEDDTNIREIESYALKTSGFEIEGFENGEDFFAAMKVKTPDLIILDVMLPNEDGLSILATLRADNATKHIPIMMVTAKTSEMDKVRGLDTGADDYITKPFGIMELVSRVKALLRRTGIVDKQTSISYGNVELNIEKHCVTVENQICELTYKEFELLRYLLENQGIVLSRDKIMERVWGFDYEGETRTVDMHIKTLRQKLGEAGSMIKTVRNVGYKVGE, from the coding sequence ATGTTGATATATATTGTAGAAGATGATACGAATATTCGAGAGATAGAAAGTTACGCCTTGAAAACGAGTGGATTTGAGATTGAAGGATTTGAAAATGGCGAAGATTTTTTTGCAGCTATGAAAGTAAAGACTCCTGATCTCATTATTTTAGATGTTATGTTGCCTAATGAAGATGGGCTTAGTATTTTAGCGACATTACGTGCTGATAATGCAACAAAACATATACCGATTATGATGGTTACGGCTAAGACATCAGAGATGGATAAAGTACGAGGCTTAGATACTGGAGCAGATGATTATATTACGAAACCTTTTGGCATTATGGAATTAGTTTCTAGGGTAAAGGCTTTATTACGTCGTACAGGTATTGTGGATAAGCAGACAAGTATTTCATACGGAAATGTAGAACTAAATATTGAGAAACATTGTGTCACGGTTGAGAATCAGATTTGTGAGCTAACGTATAAAGAATTTGAACTTTTACGATATTTACTTGAAAATCAAGGCATTGTCTTATCAAGAGATAAAATCATGGAGAGAGTTTGGGGCTTTGATTACGAAGGTGAGACTAGAACGGTTGATATGCATATTAAAACCTTACGTCAGAAACTGGGTGAAGCTGGATCAATGATAAAAACGGTTCGTAATGTGGGTTATAAAGTTGGAGAATAG
- a CDS encoding sensor histidine kinase → MKKTILRRFIFILVISMVVSGFFFFITVSEAIRNNTKDDLELALHMLDGSIEYEHPLQYQIMSLPTDVTNEEYRITIIDKYGVVQADSSVQDLDKMENHGTREEVIAAKENGVGYAIRESETKNIKMLYVAIPSERAAGYILRMAIPFSGALEYIGLLLPAIIVSIGIATIVAVIMAEKTTGAIVKPLNQIAKVMERFKEDTQELEFEEYKFDELNVIAQTTKRMSNSMRKFVKDLEFEKMVRQEFFANVSHELKTPITSIRGYTELLLNDFAQDEETKTEFMSRILKETEHMNTLINDILMISRLETKDTEEIKSEIRLSILLEDVLATFRPSMELNHITVHVDCIPCTILANPNQIKELFSNLISNAIKYNKKDGSIDIKVSAEHKNLQIKISDTGIGIPEEEKNRVFERFYRVDRGRSKKISGTGLGLSIVKHIVVYYQGTISLESKVNEGSTFTIRIPNIILR, encoded by the coding sequence ATGAAAAAGACTATATTACGTAGATTTATCTTCATATTGGTAATTAGCATGGTAGTGAGTGGGTTCTTCTTTTTCATTACTGTAAGTGAAGCAATTCGTAATAATACAAAAGACGATTTAGAACTTGCGCTTCATATGCTAGATGGTTCGATAGAATATGAACATCCCTTACAATATCAGATTATGTCTTTACCAACAGATGTAACAAATGAAGAGTATCGGATTACAATTATTGATAAATATGGAGTAGTACAAGCTGATAGTAGTGTTCAAGATCTAGATAAAATGGAAAACCACGGAACTAGGGAAGAGGTTATAGCTGCAAAAGAAAACGGTGTTGGATATGCAATTCGAGAGTCAGAGACTAAGAATATTAAAATGTTATATGTTGCGATTCCTTCAGAGAGGGCAGCAGGGTATATTCTAAGAATGGCGATACCATTTTCAGGGGCTCTTGAATACATAGGCCTTTTATTGCCTGCAATCATTGTTAGTATAGGTATTGCAACGATTGTTGCTGTTATAATGGCAGAAAAAACTACTGGAGCAATTGTTAAACCTTTAAATCAAATTGCAAAAGTAATGGAACGATTTAAAGAAGATACACAAGAACTGGAATTTGAAGAGTATAAGTTTGACGAATTGAATGTGATAGCTCAAACAACGAAACGAATGTCGAATTCCATGAGAAAATTTGTAAAGGATTTAGAGTTCGAAAAAATGGTACGTCAAGAGTTCTTTGCAAATGTATCTCATGAATTAAAAACGCCTATCACGTCAATTCGCGGTTATACAGAACTTCTTTTAAATGATTTTGCACAAGATGAGGAAACGAAAACAGAATTTATGTCTCGAATTCTAAAGGAAACAGAGCATATGAATACCTTAATTAATGATATTTTAATGATATCAAGGCTTGAAACTAAGGATACAGAAGAAATAAAATCAGAAATTCGTTTGTCTATTTTACTAGAAGATGTACTTGCAACATTTCGACCAAGTATGGAATTAAATCATATCACGGTTCATGTTGATTGCATTCCTTGTACTATTTTAGCGAATCCAAATCAGATAAAAGAGTTGTTTAGTAATCTCATTAGTAATGCAATTAAATACAATAAAAAAGATGGTAGTATCGATATAAAAGTATCTGCGGAACATAAAAACTTACAAATAAAGATTAGTGATACTGGAATAGGAATACCAGAAGAAGAAAAGAATCGTGTATTTGAAAGGTTTTATCGAGTTGATCGTGGAAGAAGTAAGAAGATATCGGGAACTGGACTGGGCCTTTCGATTGTAAAACATATTGTAGTTTATTATCAGGGGACAATCTCGCTGGAGAGTAAAGTAAATGAAGGATCGACATTCACCATACGTATTCCCAATATTATATTGCGATAA
- the phoU gene encoding phosphate signaling complex protein PhoU: MSARISFEHELEILNSNLEDMGNMIETAIDKVMRAFENHDEALALEIIKGDRTINDIEKAIESRCLSLILRQQPVAKDLRIVTTALKVVTDMERIGDHAADISELILRSKAVHTYDIIKPIPEMASVAKKMVHEAVAAFIHTDVNAARETMKMDDIVDELFNQVKSDVITHLKKSTEDADDCIDILMIAKYMERIGDHAVNICEWTEFHETGTVRNVRLL; this comes from the coding sequence ATGTCAGCGAGAATTAGTTTTGAACACGAACTTGAAATACTAAATAGTAATTTAGAAGATATGGGTAACATGATTGAAACTGCAATTGATAAGGTAATGAGAGCATTTGAAAATCATGATGAAGCATTAGCATTAGAAATAATTAAGGGTGATCGTACGATTAATGATATCGAAAAGGCGATTGAATCAAGATGTTTATCACTTATTTTAAGACAACAGCCGGTAGCAAAAGACTTACGTATTGTAACGACTGCGCTTAAAGTTGTTACTGATATGGAGCGTATTGGAGATCATGCAGCTGATATATCAGAACTTATTTTACGTAGTAAAGCGGTGCATACTTATGATATAATTAAGCCAATTCCTGAAATGGCAAGTGTCGCTAAAAAGATGGTACATGAAGCGGTAGCAGCATTTATACACACAGATGTAAATGCAGCCAGAGAAACTATGAAAATGGATGACATAGTGGATGAATTATTTAATCAAGTAAAGAGCGATGTAATTACACATTTGAAAAAGTCAACAGAAGATGCGGATGATTGCATTGATATTCTAATGATTGCTAAGTATATGGAACGTATTGGAGATCATGCAGTTAACATCTGCGAATGGACAGAATTTCATGAAACAGGTACTGTTCGTAATGTAAGACTTTTGTAA
- the pstB gene encoding phosphate ABC transporter ATP-binding protein PstB — translation MNKVETKNLNLYYGPNHALKNISMQIPEKSITAFIGPSGCGKSTFLKTINRMNDLVEGVRIEGEVLIDGENVYGPKVDTTLLRKKVGMVFQQPNPFPMSIYDNIAYGPRIHGIKSKSKLDEIVEESLRGAALFDEVKDRLKKSALGLSGGQQQRLCIARALAVEPEVLLMDEPTSALDPISTLKIEDLMSELKDKYTVAIVTHNMQQAARISDYTAFFLVGEVVEFTDTETLFSRPKDKRTEDYITGRFG, via the coding sequence GTGAATAAAGTAGAAACAAAAAATTTGAATTTATATTATGGACCAAATCACGCACTTAAAAACATATCAATGCAAATACCTGAAAAATCAATTACTGCTTTTATTGGTCCAAGTGGATGTGGAAAATCAACATTTTTAAAGACAATTAATCGAATGAATGATTTAGTTGAAGGTGTTAGAATCGAGGGGGAAGTTTTAATCGATGGAGAAAATGTTTATGGTCCAAAAGTAGATACAACTTTATTAAGAAAAAAAGTAGGAATGGTATTTCAGCAACCAAATCCTTTTCCAATGAGTATCTATGATAATATTGCATATGGTCCTAGAATCCATGGAATTAAATCAAAATCCAAACTTGATGAAATTGTAGAAGAAAGCCTTCGTGGAGCAGCTCTTTTTGATGAGGTAAAAGACCGCTTAAAAAAATCTGCACTTGGTTTATCTGGTGGACAACAGCAAAGACTTTGTATTGCAAGAGCATTAGCAGTAGAGCCAGAAGTTTTATTAATGGATGAACCAACTTCAGCACTTGATCCTATCTCAACGCTTAAAATTGAGGATTTAATGTCTGAATTAAAAGATAAATATACCGTAGCTATTGTAACTCATAATATGCAACAAGCAGCAAGAATTTCAGATTATACAGCGTTTTTCTTAGTTGGTGAAGTAGTTGAATTTACTGATACAGAAACTCTGTTCTCAAGACCTAAGGATAAGAGAACAGAAGATTACATCACTGGTAGATTTGGTTAA
- the pstA gene encoding phosphate ABC transporter permease PstA, producing MSIYDKKKHPKDFMLLAFTYICASISILLLIGIMAYVFIKGIGMVNFQFLTTVPSSLKNTFGIAGNIINTLYIIIITLLIVTPIGIGAAIYLNEYAKPGKLVRLIEFTTETLSGIPSIIFGLFGMVFFGTQLKLGYSILTGALTLSIMVLPLITRNTQEALKTVPKSYRDGALGIGATKWYMIRTILLPSAMPGIITGIILSIGRIVGESAALLFTAGSAGLLPNLGQYGEGLFTKILDPGGTLTIQLYLSMSKAKYDQAFGIASVLLIIVLCINILTKVLSKKLDTSRRK from the coding sequence ATGAGTATTTATGATAAGAAGAAACACCCCAAGGATTTTATGTTATTAGCGTTTACTTATATTTGCGCGAGTATTTCAATCCTTTTATTAATTGGGATCATGGCATATGTATTTATCAAAGGAATTGGTATGGTTAATTTTCAGTTCTTAACTACCGTTCCAAGTTCATTAAAAAATACTTTTGGTATTGCTGGTAATATAATCAATACCCTTTATATTATAATTATTACTTTACTAATTGTAACTCCAATAGGTATTGGAGCAGCGATTTATTTAAATGAATATGCAAAGCCTGGAAAGTTAGTAAGATTAATAGAATTTACGACAGAAACACTTTCCGGTATTCCATCTATTATCTTTGGTTTATTTGGTATGGTTTTCTTTGGAACACAGTTAAAATTAGGATATTCTATCTTAACAGGTGCGCTAACTCTTAGTATAATGGTATTACCATTAATTACAAGAAATACGCAGGAAGCATTAAAAACAGTTCCAAAAAGTTATCGTGATGGTGCCTTAGGAATTGGTGCAACAAAATGGTATATGATACGAACAATTTTACTACCTTCAGCAATGCCAGGTATCATTACAGGTATTATACTTTCTATTGGTCGAATCGTGGGTGAATCAGCAGCACTTTTATTTACGGCAGGTAGTGCAGGCTTACTTCCTAATTTGGGCCAATATGGTGAAGGTTTATTTACTAAGATACTTGATCCAGGTGGAACATTAACGATTCAGCTTTATTTAAGTATGTCAAAGGCAAAATATGATCAAGCATTTGGAATCGCTAGTGTTTTATTAATCATCGTACTTTGTATTAATATTTTAACAAAAGTTTTATCAAAAAAACTTGATACTAGTAGAAGAAAATAA
- the pstC gene encoding phosphate ABC transporter permease subunit PstC: protein MQEKEQKKNSIIGNYKTKTTVEKVAHVVFTTCAFAAVIAVFSITLYMIISGMPAIFEVGLKEILFSTEWKPSAADPRYGILYVILTSIVGTFLAILIGVPIAIGTAIFLAEVAPKKLAMIVQPAVELLAGIPSVIYGLLGLLILNPLMYKAELYLFRNSTTHQFTGGANLISAVLVLAIMILPTVINITTSSLRAVPLHLKSASLALGATKMQTITKVILPAAKSGIITAIVLGIGRAIGEAMAISLVSGNSVNIPLPFNAVRFLTTAIVSEMSYAADMHKKVLFTIGLVLFIFIMLINLVLNKILKQGEKDR, encoded by the coding sequence ATGCAAGAAAAAGAACAAAAAAAGAATTCTATCATTGGAAACTACAAAACAAAAACAACAGTTGAAAAAGTTGCACATGTGGTATTTACTACATGTGCCTTTGCTGCGGTTATTGCTGTATTTTCCATTACATTATATATGATTATAAGTGGTATGCCAGCTATTTTTGAGGTTGGTTTAAAAGAAATTTTATTCAGTACAGAATGGAAGCCTAGTGCAGCCGATCCAAGATATGGTATATTATATGTAATTTTAACATCAATTGTGGGTACATTTTTAGCAATTTTAATTGGTGTGCCTATTGCAATAGGTACTGCAATTTTCTTAGCAGAAGTAGCACCTAAAAAATTAGCAATGATTGTTCAACCAGCGGTTGAATTACTTGCAGGTATTCCATCTGTAATTTATGGTCTTTTAGGACTTTTAATTTTAAATCCATTGATGTATAAGGCGGAACTTTATTTATTTCGCAATTCAACAACACATCAATTTACTGGAGGGGCAAATTTAATTTCAGCAGTGCTTGTATTAGCAATTATGATTTTACCTACAGTAATTAATATTACAACTTCATCACTTCGTGCAGTGCCACTTCATTTAAAAAGTGCATCTTTAGCACTAGGTGCAACAAAAATGCAGACGATTACAAAAGTTATCTTACCGGCTGCAAAATCTGGTATCATTACTGCAATTGTATTAGGAATTGGGCGTGCAATTGGAGAAGCGATGGCAATTAGTTTGGTATCTGGTAACTCTGTAAATATTCCACTTCCATTTAATGCAGTAAGATTTTTAACGACTGCGATTGTAAGTGAAATGTCATATGCAGCAGATATGCATAAAAAAGTACTATTTACCATTGGTTTAGTATTGTTCATATTTATTATGCTTATTAACTTAGTGTTAAATAAAATCTTAAAACAGGGGGAAAAAGATAGATGA
- a CDS encoding phosphate ABC transporter substrate-binding protein: MKKRWMKVITGLCLGTLIVGMMTGCGKNNNSEGSTGTNDTNAQNESTLSGSITMVGSTSMEKLAHAVAEDFMNKNKNVTINAEFIGSGAGVEAVINGTADIGNSSRNLKDSEKEAGAVENIVAIDGIAVIVDNANTVTNLTKDQLISIYKGEITKWSDLGGDNMPIVVIGREAGSGTRGAFEEILGVEDACKYANELDNTGAVMAKVASTKGAIGYVSLDVIDDTVKTVDLEGVAATADNIKAGSYFLSRPFVMATKGEISEQSELVKAFFDYMKSEEGKAIIESVGLINVD; the protein is encoded by the coding sequence ATGAAAAAAAGATGGATGAAAGTTATTACAGGATTATGTTTAGGTACTTTAATTGTGGGAATGATGACTGGCTGTGGAAAAAATAATAACTCAGAAGGTTCTACAGGAACCAATGATACGAATGCTCAAAATGAGTCAACATTATCTGGCTCAATAACAATGGTTGGTTCAACATCCATGGAAAAATTAGCACATGCAGTAGCTGAAGATTTCATGAATAAGAATAAAAACGTTACAATCAATGCTGAATTCATTGGATCTGGTGCTGGTGTTGAAGCTGTAATCAACGGAACTGCAGACATTGGTAATTCCTCTAGAAATTTAAAAGATAGTGAAAAAGAAGCTGGAGCAGTTGAAAATATTGTAGCAATTGATGGAATAGCTGTTATCGTTGACAATGCAAATACAGTTACAAATCTAACAAAAGATCAGTTAATTAGCATCTATAAAGGTGAAATTACAAAATGGAGTGATCTTGGTGGAGATAATATGCCAATCGTTGTAATTGGTAGAGAGGCAGGATCTGGTACAAGAGGAGCATTTGAAGAAATACTTGGTGTAGAAGATGCTTGTAAATATGCAAATGAATTAGATAATACTGGTGCTGTAATGGCTAAAGTAGCTTCCACAAAAGGTGCAATTGGTTATGTATCACTAGATGTTATTGATGATACAGTAAAGACTGTTGATTTAGAAGGAGTAGCAGCAACTGCTGATAATATTAAGGCAGGTTCTTACTTCCTTAGCAGACCATTTGTAATGGCAACAAAAGGTGAAATATCAGAACAATCTGAATTAGTAAAAGCATTTTTTGATTACATGAAATCTGAAGAAGGTAAAGCAATTATTGAATCTGTTGGATTAATAAATGTAGACTAA
- a CDS encoding putative bifunctional diguanylate cyclase/phosphodiesterase yields MMNTIEYDNFQYEISYFAIENLKEHSDLGKATELLLGKVAQQYHLNNVIIMENKPELECFRVFYEWSRDNNTSLNHVMSCSKEFENFFREKMNNGEIITHKDYIDYSSNINIEKLLHKNHCNSIISLPYITGDNKTGLIIFVSPKENYIFTDCEIKTLYHLRDILVNFYFVVRDYHDAKDRLEQILKYDSVTGLFNYDTFVNHAESLFELENEETNYIIISADIINFKYFNEFYGYSSGDEVLRLFNQSISVIFNKVLVSRVFSDNFVVLGKIGKGVTEERISRALDAFNKVFSDKVHTIYKETTLQIVAGVNIFADTNLGIKTYIDNADKARKAAKLASKRTVIYNETMDNELRRNILISNIAEDALLKDEFYFELQPKYHLKDKVVIGAEALVRWKREDGSMMFPNEFIPVFEQNEFIIKLDFYIYAKVCEYLRKRIDSGESIIPISVNVSRVHLRCNDFVKRIIQLVDLYQIPHHLLEFEITESIFLENAKSARIAMMRLKNAGFIVSMDDFGAGYSSLNLLKNLDFDILKLDKEFLAQGGIQKKDEIVITSIISMAKKMKITVLCEGVETKEQAEFLESLECDLVQGYYFGRPMDPEQFDLLYQ; encoded by the coding sequence ATGATGAATACAATTGAGTATGATAATTTTCAGTATGAGATTTCATATTTTGCAATAGAAAATTTGAAAGAACATTCGGATTTAGGGAAAGCAACAGAGTTATTACTTGGAAAAGTGGCACAGCAGTATCATTTAAATAATGTGATTATTATGGAAAATAAACCAGAGTTAGAATGCTTTCGAGTATTTTATGAATGGTCTAGAGACAACAATACTTCTCTAAACCATGTTATGTCATGCTCAAAGGAGTTTGAAAATTTTTTCCGAGAGAAAATGAACAATGGAGAGATAATAACACATAAGGACTATATTGATTATTCATCCAATATCAATATAGAAAAATTGTTACATAAAAATCATTGTAATAGTATCATATCATTGCCTTATATTACAGGAGATAATAAAACTGGTTTAATCATTTTTGTAAGTCCAAAAGAGAATTATATATTTACGGATTGTGAGATTAAGACCTTATATCATCTAAGAGATATCTTAGTGAATTTTTATTTTGTAGTAAGGGATTATCATGATGCAAAAGATAGATTAGAGCAAATATTAAAATATGATTCCGTTACAGGTTTATTTAATTATGATACTTTTGTAAATCATGCAGAGAGCTTATTTGAATTAGAAAATGAGGAAACGAACTACATCATAATATCTGCGGATATCATTAATTTTAAGTACTTTAATGAATTTTATGGATATAGTTCTGGGGATGAAGTTTTAAGATTATTTAACCAAAGTATCTCAGTCATATTTAACAAGGTGCTTGTAAGTCGAGTATTTTCTGATAATTTCGTGGTACTTGGGAAAATTGGTAAAGGAGTTACAGAAGAGAGAATATCAAGAGCACTCGATGCTTTTAATAAGGTATTTTCAGATAAGGTACATACGATATATAAGGAAACTACTCTACAAATAGTTGCAGGAGTTAATATTTTTGCAGATACAAACTTAGGGATTAAAACATATATAGACAATGCTGATAAGGCAAGAAAAGCAGCAAAGCTTGCATCAAAAAGAACCGTTATATACAATGAAACTATGGATAATGAGTTAAGACGTAATATACTGATAAGTAATATCGCAGAGGATGCATTGCTTAAAGATGAATTTTATTTTGAACTACAACCGAAATATCATTTAAAGGATAAAGTAGTTATTGGAGCAGAGGCGTTGGTACGTTGGAAGCGTGAAGATGGTAGTATGATGTTTCCGAATGAATTTATTCCTGTATTTGAGCAAAATGAATTTATTATAAAACTTGATTTTTATATATATGCAAAAGTATGCGAGTATTTAAGAAAGCGTATTGATTCCGGTGAGAGTATTATACCTATTTCAGTAAATGTTTCTAGAGTACACCTACGCTGCAATGATTTCGTAAAACGAATAATTCAACTTGTTGATTTATATCAAATACCACATCATTTATTGGAGTTTGAGATTACGGAAAGCATCTTTCTAGAGAATGCAAAAAGTGCTAGGATTGCGATGATGCGATTAAAAAATGCTGGGTTTATTGTATCTATGGATGATTTTGGAGCTGGATATTCATCGCTGAATCTATTAAAGAACCTAGACTTTGATATTTTAAAGCTTGATAAAGAATTTTTAGCCCAAGGTGGTATACAAAAAAAAGATGAAATTGTAATTACGAGCATTATTAGTATGGCTAAAAAAATGAAAATTACGGTATTGTGTGAAGGAGTAGAAACCAAAGAACAAGCAGAGTTTTTAGAAAGTTTAGAATGTGATTTAGTACAAGGATATTATTTTGGACGACCTATGGATCCAGAACAATTTGACTTACTTTATCAGTAG
- a CDS encoding LysM peptidoglycan-binding domain-containing protein: protein MNYSSCHGIVYTVNNGDSLYRISEMFGVPLEVLLDANPYADVYNLQIGDTICIPMPGVNNMIGLITYVVKDNDTIIDILNRFHIDFDELMEYNRLGSLRLKEGTALQIPQRGTMDEE from the coding sequence ATGAACTATAGTTCTTGTCATGGTATTGTTTACACTGTCAACAATGGAGACTCACTTTATCGTATTAGTGAAATGTTTGGAGTACCGCTTGAAGTACTACTTGATGCAAATCCATATGCGGATGTATATAATTTACAGATAGGTGATACGATTTGTATCCCAATGCCAGGGGTAAACAATATGATTGGTTTAATTACCTATGTAGTAAAGGACAATGATACGATTATCGATATTTTGAATCGTTTTCATATCGATTTTGACGAATTAATGGAATATAATCGTCTAGGTAGTCTTAGATTAAAAGAGGGAACTGCACTTCAAATTCCACAAAGAGGAACAATGGATGAAGAGTAG